A section of the Phaseolus vulgaris cultivar G19833 chromosome 8, P. vulgaris v2.0, whole genome shotgun sequence genome encodes:
- the LOC137827015 gene encoding uncharacterized protein: protein MSMCDGTNSFWCEHGASCEEIVQGEKYSCKCPPGFGGEHCEHSGASCGQTFCFHNAECLAEAGEVCQCPSEWKGSPDCSLLTRSPDINSNSTETKLSKVSSSSDSKKTLAVLAFSVVGATVVGAIYGKKLFSKKKREAVKFQQLSEMHTKGILDDDDISHI, encoded by the exons ATGAGTATGTGTGATGGAACAAACTCCTTCTGGTGTGAACATGGGGCAAGTTGtgaggaaattgttcaaggagaGAAGTACTCATGCAAATGTCCCCCTGGATTTGGTGGGGAGCATTGTGAGCATTCTGGAGCATCCTGTGGTCAGACTTTTTGTTTCCATAATGCTGAATGCTTGGCTGAAGCAGGTGAGGTTTGCCAGTGCCCATCTGAATGGAAAGGCAGCCCTGATTGCTCTCTTCTAACCAGGTCACCAG ATATTAACTCAAATTCAACTGAGACAAAATTGTCTAAGGTCAGTAGCAGCAGTGACTCCAAG AAGACACTGGCTGTCTTGGCTTTTTCTGTAGTGGGAGCAACTGTTGTTGGTGCCATTTATGGAAAAAAACTATTCAGCAAGAAAAAGAGAGAGGCAGTTAAGTTCCAACAATTATCTGAAATGCACACAAAGGGGATATTGGATGATGATGATATCTCACACATTTAG
- the LOC137827012 gene encoding uncharacterized protein isoform X2 translates to MGFNLILWYHPNLLLAVLLLFSCSFGLFSANDEVGTGKGETFTVSSFRYPETRLRPFDLRYIRVDLPPWFSALSIALNSDVDIDISRIERVPIQTLPIICFRDGSPPLPDALNTSLKDSATSGINGLDVEQCFPMQKNITMKLTNNQISPGVWYIGLFNGIGPTRTQSKMIIRGPSYSFIANISVEACTNSMMSGDFCNSSVYPLSCKASDVSNALETKVNKSMLENLVTCKSNSEAFCVHEAKGPLVIHSPLIGRWYISIVPVNLTKTPVSNVRVCYSVESQVLQCPLGKAGPNCTMDSYFLQTFVRRGSTPFESYYLPVGGASYDSANFPLEPLLKNSSYVGESDNIWTYFLLDIPRGAAGGNIHIQLSSDTKIGYEVYARFGGLPSLDSWDYYYANKTRRTDPSMFFTLYDSSDSKVNFYIMYAREGTWGFGLRHLNSSSDSVKGLSIMSISLERCPKRCSSHGDCKFSFDASGLTSYSFCSCDRNHGGFDCSIEIVTHQGHVRQSIFLIVSNAAAILPAYWALRKKALAEWVLYTSSGISSGLYHACDVGTWCALNYNVLQFMDFWLSFMAVISTFLYLTTIDEVFKRAIHTAVAILTALMAATKATRSSNVILVIVIGALGLFVGWLIEISTKYRSLSLSIGISFNFSHCFQAIKRWLYNLVKTLLRRYHLAFAFAGFTALAMAAISWTLETSESYWFWHSIWHITIYTSSFFFLCSKIEDSETPVPTDGNYELTHQDSLPRSG, encoded by the exons ATGGGTTTCAATTTGATTCTATGGTATCATCCCAATCTGCTTCTCGCTGTTCTGCTGCTCTTTTCCTGTTCATTTGGCCTTTTCTCTGCAAACGATGAAGTGGGCACGGGTAAAGGTGAAACCTTTACTGTTTCAAGCTTCAGGTACCCTGAGACTAGGCTCAGGCCCTTTGATTTGCGCTACATCAGAG TTGACTTACCACCATGGTTTTCTGCACTCTCTATAGCATTGAACTCAGATGTAGACATT GATATCTCTAGAATTGAAAGGGTTCCAATACAGACACTGCCAATAATATGCTTTAGAGATGGAAGTCCTCCACTGCCAGATGCCTTAAACACATCCCTCAAAGATTCAGCCACTTCTG GAATAAATGGTCTAGATGTGGAACAGTGCTTTCCCATGCAGAAAAATATCACTATGAAACTGACAAACAATCAG ATATCTCCAGGTGTTTGGTACATTGGTCTTTTCAATGGCATTGGACCTACAAGGACACAATCAAAGATG ATTATCCGCGGTCCATCATATTCCTTTATCGCCAATATAAGTGTGGAAGCATGCACAAATTCAATGATGAGTGGGGATTTCTGTAACAGTTCAGTTTATCCACTTTCATGCAAAGCATCTGATGTCTCTAATGCTTTGGAAACTAAAGTGAACAAGTCAATGTTGGAAAATTTGGTCACTTGCAAAAGTAACTCTGAAGCATTTTGTGTTCATGAAG CTAAAGGTCCCCTGGTTATTCATTCCCCATTAATTGGCCGTTGGTATATTAGTATAGTGCCAGTCAATCTTACAAAAACTCCGGTTAGCAATGTAAGAGTTTGCTATTCAGTGGAATCTCAAGTGCTTCAATGTCCACTTGGAAAAGCTGGACCAAATTGTACAATGGATAGCTACTTTCTCCAG ACATTTGTAAGGAGAGGTTCAACCCCTTTTGAATCCTATTATTTACCAGTTGGTGGAGCATCTTATGATTCTGCCAATTTCCCTCTTGAGCCACTTTTAAAAAACTCATCATACGTTGGAGAATCTGATAACATTTGGACTTACTTTCTTTTGGACATTCCTCGTGGTGCTGCTGGAGGAAATATTCACATACAGCTATCCTCAGATACAAAGATTGGTTATGAAGTGTATGCTAGATTTGGTGGATTACCATCTCTAGATAGCTGGGACTATTATTATGCTAACAAGACAAGGAGAACTGATCCATCTATGTTTTTCACGCTGTATGACTCAAGTGATAGCAAAGTTAACTTTTATATTATGTATGCTAGAGAAGGAACTTGGGGTTTTGGTCTAAGACATCTTAATAGCAGCAGTGATTCCGTAAAAGGGCTAAGTATCATGTCCATTTCACTTGAGAGATGCCCAAAACGATGTTCCTCTCATGGAGACTGTAAATTTTCGTTTGACGCTAGTGGACTAACATCATACAG CTTCTGCTCTTGTGATCGAAACCATGGAGGCTTTGACTGCAGCATTGAGATTGTAACTCATCAAG gGCATGTTCGACAATCAATATTTCTCATTGTATCAAATGCTGCAGCCATACTTCCTGCCTATTGGGCCCTTCGGAAGAAG GCATTAGCAGAATGGGTTTTATACACATCCAGTGGGATTTCAAGTGGACTATATCATGCTTGTGATGTGGGCACCTGGTGTGCATTGAACTATAATGTCTTACAG TTCATGGACTTCTGGCTTTCGTTCATGGCTGTGATTAGCACTTTTCTTTATCTAACTACCATTGATGAAGTATTTAAGAGGGCAATCCACACAGCTGTTGCTATCCTTACTGCCCTAATGGCTGCAACAAAAGCAACCAG GTCTTCCAATGTTATTCTTGTGATTGTGATTGGTGCTCTTGGTCTCTTTGTTGGATGGTTGATAGAAATCTCAACAAAGTATAGGTCCCTTTCACTTTCAATTGGAATCTCATTTAACTTCTCTCACTG CTTCCAAGCTATAAAGCGTTGGCTCTATAATCTTGTGAAGACACTTTTGAGACGGTACCACTTGGCATTCGCCTTTGCTGGTTTTACTGCATTGGCCATGGCAGCGATAAGCTGGACACTTGAAACCAGTGAATCCTACTGGTTTTGGCACAG CATTTGGCATATTACAATATACACAtcctctttcttcttcctttgttcaaAAATTGAGGACAGTGAGACTCCGGTTCCTACAGATGGAAACTATGAACTGACTCATCAGGATTCACTACCAAGAAGTGGTTAG
- the LOC137827012 gene encoding uncharacterized protein isoform X1, with product MGFNLILWYHPNLLLAVLLLFSCSFGLFSANDEVGTGKGETFTVSSFRYPETRLRPFDLRYIRVDLPPWFSALSIALNSDVDIDISRIERVPIQTLPIICFRDGSPPLPDALNTSLKDSATSGINGLDVEQCFPMQKNITMKLTNNQISPGVWYIGLFNGIGPTRTQSKMIIRGPSYSFIANISVEACTNSMMSGDFCNSSVYPLSCKASDVSNALETKVNKSMLENLVTCKSNSEAFCVHEGVPNFFSLNIMNVAEQIIITATNIRFNVTPSNDISLMCFVRHGAIPSVTSNDYSIDIAKGPLVIHSPLIGRWYISIVPVNLTKTPVSNVRVCYSVESQVLQCPLGKAGPNCTMDSYFLQTFVRRGSTPFESYYLPVGGASYDSANFPLEPLLKNSSYVGESDNIWTYFLLDIPRGAAGGNIHIQLSSDTKIGYEVYARFGGLPSLDSWDYYYANKTRRTDPSMFFTLYDSSDSKVNFYIMYAREGTWGFGLRHLNSSSDSVKGLSIMSISLERCPKRCSSHGDCKFSFDASGLTSYSFCSCDRNHGGFDCSIEIVTHQGHVRQSIFLIVSNAAAILPAYWALRKKALAEWVLYTSSGISSGLYHACDVGTWCALNYNVLQFMDFWLSFMAVISTFLYLTTIDEVFKRAIHTAVAILTALMAATKATRSSNVILVIVIGALGLFVGWLIEISTKYRSLSLSIGISFNFSHCFQAIKRWLYNLVKTLLRRYHLAFAFAGFTALAMAAISWTLETSESYWFWHSIWHITIYTSSFFFLCSKIEDSETPVPTDGNYELTHQDSLPRSG from the exons ATGGGTTTCAATTTGATTCTATGGTATCATCCCAATCTGCTTCTCGCTGTTCTGCTGCTCTTTTCCTGTTCATTTGGCCTTTTCTCTGCAAACGATGAAGTGGGCACGGGTAAAGGTGAAACCTTTACTGTTTCAAGCTTCAGGTACCCTGAGACTAGGCTCAGGCCCTTTGATTTGCGCTACATCAGAG TTGACTTACCACCATGGTTTTCTGCACTCTCTATAGCATTGAACTCAGATGTAGACATT GATATCTCTAGAATTGAAAGGGTTCCAATACAGACACTGCCAATAATATGCTTTAGAGATGGAAGTCCTCCACTGCCAGATGCCTTAAACACATCCCTCAAAGATTCAGCCACTTCTG GAATAAATGGTCTAGATGTGGAACAGTGCTTTCCCATGCAGAAAAATATCACTATGAAACTGACAAACAATCAG ATATCTCCAGGTGTTTGGTACATTGGTCTTTTCAATGGCATTGGACCTACAAGGACACAATCAAAGATG ATTATCCGCGGTCCATCATATTCCTTTATCGCCAATATAAGTGTGGAAGCATGCACAAATTCAATGATGAGTGGGGATTTCTGTAACAGTTCAGTTTATCCACTTTCATGCAAAGCATCTGATGTCTCTAATGCTTTGGAAACTAAAGTGAACAAGTCAATGTTGGAAAATTTGGTCACTTGCAAAAGTAACTCTGAAGCATTTTGTGTTCATGAAGGTGTGCCAAACTTCTTCTCCCTGAATATAATGAATGTTGCAGAACAAATTATCATTACAGCAACAAATATCAGATTCAATGTTACTCCATCAAATGATATTAGTTTAATGTGTTTTGTCCGCCATGGTGCTATACCTTCTGTGACTTCAAATGATTATTCTATTGATATAGCTAAAGGTCCCCTGGTTATTCATTCCCCATTAATTGGCCGTTGGTATATTAGTATAGTGCCAGTCAATCTTACAAAAACTCCGGTTAGCAATGTAAGAGTTTGCTATTCAGTGGAATCTCAAGTGCTTCAATGTCCACTTGGAAAAGCTGGACCAAATTGTACAATGGATAGCTACTTTCTCCAG ACATTTGTAAGGAGAGGTTCAACCCCTTTTGAATCCTATTATTTACCAGTTGGTGGAGCATCTTATGATTCTGCCAATTTCCCTCTTGAGCCACTTTTAAAAAACTCATCATACGTTGGAGAATCTGATAACATTTGGACTTACTTTCTTTTGGACATTCCTCGTGGTGCTGCTGGAGGAAATATTCACATACAGCTATCCTCAGATACAAAGATTGGTTATGAAGTGTATGCTAGATTTGGTGGATTACCATCTCTAGATAGCTGGGACTATTATTATGCTAACAAGACAAGGAGAACTGATCCATCTATGTTTTTCACGCTGTATGACTCAAGTGATAGCAAAGTTAACTTTTATATTATGTATGCTAGAGAAGGAACTTGGGGTTTTGGTCTAAGACATCTTAATAGCAGCAGTGATTCCGTAAAAGGGCTAAGTATCATGTCCATTTCACTTGAGAGATGCCCAAAACGATGTTCCTCTCATGGAGACTGTAAATTTTCGTTTGACGCTAGTGGACTAACATCATACAG CTTCTGCTCTTGTGATCGAAACCATGGAGGCTTTGACTGCAGCATTGAGATTGTAACTCATCAAG gGCATGTTCGACAATCAATATTTCTCATTGTATCAAATGCTGCAGCCATACTTCCTGCCTATTGGGCCCTTCGGAAGAAG GCATTAGCAGAATGGGTTTTATACACATCCAGTGGGATTTCAAGTGGACTATATCATGCTTGTGATGTGGGCACCTGGTGTGCATTGAACTATAATGTCTTACAG TTCATGGACTTCTGGCTTTCGTTCATGGCTGTGATTAGCACTTTTCTTTATCTAACTACCATTGATGAAGTATTTAAGAGGGCAATCCACACAGCTGTTGCTATCCTTACTGCCCTAATGGCTGCAACAAAAGCAACCAG GTCTTCCAATGTTATTCTTGTGATTGTGATTGGTGCTCTTGGTCTCTTTGTTGGATGGTTGATAGAAATCTCAACAAAGTATAGGTCCCTTTCACTTTCAATTGGAATCTCATTTAACTTCTCTCACTG CTTCCAAGCTATAAAGCGTTGGCTCTATAATCTTGTGAAGACACTTTTGAGACGGTACCACTTGGCATTCGCCTTTGCTGGTTTTACTGCATTGGCCATGGCAGCGATAAGCTGGACACTTGAAACCAGTGAATCCTACTGGTTTTGGCACAG CATTTGGCATATTACAATATACACAtcctctttcttcttcctttgttcaaAAATTGAGGACAGTGAGACTCCGGTTCCTACAGATGGAAACTATGAACTGACTCATCAGGATTCACTACCAAGAAGTGGTTAG
- the LOC137827013 gene encoding probable E3 ubiquitin-protein ligase RHB1A isoform X2, with protein sequence MGGCCCSARKPLQGAPVYYYCPPTFEERESLTSNDGTNASLNAGFLVGLNLEASVPDTFQPPPVPLPYDTVLGGSASTTYSESGRETISSFETLITREDVEESNYKAQTNSTPTSPRKQGLSKPNESKVLSMEEEDVCPICLEEYDVENPRDLTKCEHHFHLSCILEWMERSDSCPICDQEMIF encoded by the exons ATGGGAGGTTGCTGTTGTTCTGCCAGAAAACCTCTGCAAGGGGCACCAGTGTATTACTAT TGCCCACCAACTTTTGAAGAGCGCGAGTCTTTAACATCTAATGATGGCACAAATGCTTCACTCAATGCTGGATTTTTGGTTGGTTTGAACCTGGAAGCATCCGTGCCTGACACTTTCCAGCCCCCTCCCGTGCCTCTTCCTTATGACACGGTTTTGGGAGGTTCTGCATCAACAACATATTCTGAATCTGGCAGAGAAACAATTAGTAGTTTTGAAACTTTAATTACACGTGAAGATGTTGAAGAATCAAATTATAAAGCTCAAACCAACTCCACTCCAACATCTCCAAGGAAGCAAGGACTATCAAAACCAAATGAAAGTAAAGTATTATCGATGGAAGAAGAGGATGTCTGTCCAATTTGTCTCGAAG AATATGATGTTGAAAATCCTAGAGATTTGACAAAATGTGAACACCATTTTCACCTATCTTGCATTCTTGAATGGATGGAAAGAAGTGACTCCTGTCCTATATGTGATCAG GAGATGATATTTTGA
- the LOC137827013 gene encoding probable E3 ubiquitin-protein ligase RHB1A isoform X1 — protein sequence MGGCCCSARKPLQGAPVYYYCPPTFEERESLTSNDGTNASLNAGFLVGLNLEASVPDTFQPPPVPLPYDTVLGGSASTTYSESGRETISSFETLITREDVEESNYKAQTNSTPTSPRKQGLSKPNESKVLSMEEEDVCPICLEEYDVENPRDLTKCEHHFHLSCILEWMERSDSCPICDQRRSHYFRRPSHGVSVRRKKRF from the exons ATGGGAGGTTGCTGTTGTTCTGCCAGAAAACCTCTGCAAGGGGCACCAGTGTATTACTAT TGCCCACCAACTTTTGAAGAGCGCGAGTCTTTAACATCTAATGATGGCACAAATGCTTCACTCAATGCTGGATTTTTGGTTGGTTTGAACCTGGAAGCATCCGTGCCTGACACTTTCCAGCCCCCTCCCGTGCCTCTTCCTTATGACACGGTTTTGGGAGGTTCTGCATCAACAACATATTCTGAATCTGGCAGAGAAACAATTAGTAGTTTTGAAACTTTAATTACACGTGAAGATGTTGAAGAATCAAATTATAAAGCTCAAACCAACTCCACTCCAACATCTCCAAGGAAGCAAGGACTATCAAAACCAAATGAAAGTAAAGTATTATCGATGGAAGAAGAGGATGTCTGTCCAATTTGTCTCGAAG AATATGATGTTGAAAATCCTAGAGATTTGACAAAATGTGAACACCATTTTCACCTATCTTGCATTCTTGAATGGATGGAAAGAAGTGACTCCTGTCCTATATGTGATCAG AGACGAAGTCATTATTTTAGAAGACCCAGCCATGGGGTATCTGTGAGAAGAAAAAAGAGGTTTTGA